In one window of Opitutus sp. GAS368 DNA:
- the gyrB gene encoding DNA topoisomerase (ATP-hydrolyzing) subunit B encodes MSASEEASTLAKSNAAAADYDANKLGQLKGLEAVRKKPGMYIGGTDERALHHCVSEVLDNSVDEHLAGHCSKIEVAIHVDGSISIRDNGRGIPVDINKDSGLPGVELVLTTLHSGGKYGQGGYKFSGGTHGVGAKCVNAVSEWFEVEVSRGGQVHHMKFERGKTIKKLEVIGKAKGTGTLITFKPDAEIFRDTTVFKSDIIAQRLRELAFLNSGLEITFTDERPSTPKTEVFIYKDGVVEFVKQINTGKTALHPVPVRITKELQTTLDDKPMEIHVEIVLQYNDTYNDLVLCYTNTIHNPDGGTHLSGFRSALTRAINQFSKANNLLKDKDPQITGDDVREGLAAVISIKHSDPKFESQTKVKLLSPEVESIVGSLAYEGLMFYFESNTGVAKRIVEKSLTAARAREAARKARETIRKGALHGGGLPGKLADCSEKDPAICELYIVEGDSAGGSAKQGRDRRYQAILPLRGKLINSEKAQLDKVLNNEEIRTLITAIGTGIGTGEDESAFNAAKARYHRIIIMTDADVDGSHIRTLLLTFLYRQMKGIIERGYVYIAQPPLYKIKRKKREQYVDNDEQLNRILLELGSEEIVLARTGDGHVFAPAAIDQILEMLGALEKLGHGITRHGATLAEYLDQSAKDSHELPRYIARVREGNKESHQFLTDDKARAAFLSKQGMDAELNSAAPGATVPPVQVTRRVTIHEIFESTEITKLLKALAKAGLDTAQFAPTAKARYTITENAGAKTEAKTELFSPLDILTQIRANGRKGLSIQRYKGLGEMNPKQLYETTMDPDHRRLLKVSITDAAKADALFTLLMGDEVPPRRQFIEDNALNVQYLDV; translated from the coding sequence ATGTCCGCCTCCGAAGAAGCCTCCACTCTCGCCAAATCCAACGCCGCCGCCGCCGACTACGACGCCAATAAACTGGGCCAGCTGAAGGGCCTCGAGGCGGTCCGCAAGAAGCCCGGCATGTATATCGGCGGCACCGACGAGCGCGCGCTGCACCACTGCGTTTCCGAGGTCTTGGACAACTCCGTCGACGAGCATCTCGCCGGCCATTGCTCCAAGATCGAGGTCGCCATCCATGTCGACGGCTCGATCAGCATCCGCGACAACGGCCGCGGCATCCCGGTCGACATCAACAAGGACAGCGGCCTGCCGGGCGTCGAGCTCGTGCTCACCACGCTGCACTCCGGCGGCAAATACGGCCAGGGCGGCTACAAGTTCTCCGGCGGCACGCACGGCGTCGGCGCCAAGTGCGTCAACGCCGTCTCCGAGTGGTTCGAGGTCGAGGTCTCCCGCGGCGGCCAGGTCCACCACATGAAGTTCGAGCGCGGCAAGACCATCAAAAAGCTCGAGGTCATCGGCAAGGCCAAGGGCACCGGCACGCTCATCACCTTCAAGCCCGACGCCGAGATCTTCCGCGACACCACCGTGTTCAAGTCGGACATCATCGCCCAGCGCCTGCGCGAGCTCGCCTTTCTGAATTCCGGCCTCGAGATCACCTTCACCGACGAGCGCCCGTCCACGCCCAAGACCGAGGTCTTCATCTACAAGGACGGCGTCGTGGAGTTCGTGAAGCAGATCAACACCGGCAAGACCGCCCTGCACCCCGTGCCGGTCCGCATCACCAAGGAGCTCCAGACCACCCTCGACGACAAGCCGATGGAGATCCACGTCGAGATCGTCCTCCAATACAACGACACCTACAACGACCTGGTCCTCTGCTACACCAACACGATCCACAACCCGGACGGCGGCACGCACCTCTCCGGCTTCCGCAGCGCGCTCACCCGCGCCATCAACCAGTTCTCCAAGGCCAACAATCTCCTCAAGGACAAGGATCCCCAGATCACGGGTGACGACGTCCGCGAGGGCCTTGCCGCCGTCATCTCGATCAAGCACAGCGATCCGAAGTTCGAGTCGCAGACCAAGGTCAAGCTGCTCTCTCCCGAGGTCGAGAGCATCGTCGGCTCCCTCGCTTACGAGGGCCTGATGTTCTATTTCGAGAGCAACACCGGCGTCGCCAAGCGCATCGTCGAGAAGTCCTTGACCGCCGCCCGCGCCCGCGAGGCTGCCCGCAAGGCCCGCGAGACCATCCGCAAGGGCGCCCTGCACGGCGGCGGCCTCCCCGGCAAGCTGGCCGACTGCTCCGAGAAGGACCCGGCCATCTGCGAGCTCTACATCGTCGAGGGCGACTCCGCCGGCGGTTCCGCCAAACAGGGCCGTGACCGCCGCTACCAGGCCATCCTCCCGCTCCGCGGCAAGCTCATCAACTCCGAGAAGGCCCAGCTCGACAAGGTCCTCAACAACGAGGAAATCCGCACCCTCATCACCGCCATCGGCACCGGCATCGGCACGGGCGAGGACGAGTCCGCCTTCAACGCCGCCAAGGCCCGCTACCACCGCATCATCATCATGACCGATGCCGACGTGGACGGCTCGCACATCCGCACCCTCCTCCTCACCTTCCTCTACCGGCAGATGAAGGGTATCATCGAGCGCGGCTACGTCTACATCGCCCAGCCGCCCCTCTACAAAATCAAGCGCAAGAAGCGCGAGCAATACGTCGACAACGACGAGCAGCTCAACCGCATCCTCCTTGAGCTTGGCTCCGAGGAGATTGTGCTCGCCCGCACCGGCGACGGCCACGTCTTCGCCCCCGCCGCCATCGACCAGATCCTCGAGATGCTCGGCGCCCTCGAGAAACTCGGCCACGGCATCACCCGCCACGGCGCCACGCTCGCCGAATACCTCGACCAGTCGGCCAAGGACTCGCACGAGCTGCCCCGCTACATCGCCCGCGTCCGCGAGGGCAACAAGGAGTCGCACCAGTTTCTGACCGACGACAAGGCCCGCGCCGCCTTCCTCAGCAAGCAGGGCATGGACGCCGAGCTCAACAGCGCCGCCCCGGGCGCCACCGTCCCGCCGGTCCAGGTCACGCGTCGCGTCACCATCCACGAGATCTTCGAGTCCACCGAGATAACGAAGCTGCTCAAGGCCCTCGCCAAGGCCGGCCTCGACACCGCGCAGTTCGCGCCCACGGCCAAGGCTCGCTACACCATCACCGAGAACGCCGGCGCCAAGACCGAGGCGAAGACCGAGCTCTTCTCCCCGCTCGACATCCTCACCCAGATCCGCGCCAACGGCCGCAAGGGCCTCTCCATCCAGCGCTACAAGGGCCTCGGCGAAATGAACCCGAAGCAGCTTTACGAGACCACGATGGACCCCGACCACCGCCGCCTGCTCAAGGTCAGCATCACCGACGCCGCCAAGGCCGACGCCCTCTTCACCCTCCTCATGGGCGACGAGGTCCCGCCCCGCCGCCAGTTCATCGAGGACAACGCATTAAACGTCCAGTATCTGGACGTGTGA
- a CDS encoding C4-type zinc ribbon domain-containing protein, with product MAALDLSKLLALQESDSKRLALEHQLQAAPREIAAVEARIAAEKAAIEAAKAEWHALESKKKLLEVEIKSAEGKAGKYRTQQLEVRKNDEYKALTHEIETTEATISGFEEEELKVMYSIDEAKKRFAAAEAELRQNIAGHEGKIRTLRERGTQLQAELKEAQAAVAAARPAVPAPQLKIYDRIALKPGHPVCVTVNGGRCGGCHLKVPTHIEVMARTGSEIATCDQCGRVVYWAS from the coding sequence ATGGCTGCTCTCGATTTGTCCAAGCTGCTGGCGTTGCAGGAATCCGACTCGAAGCGCTTGGCGCTGGAGCACCAGCTGCAGGCGGCACCCCGCGAAATCGCGGCGGTCGAGGCCCGGATCGCGGCGGAAAAGGCCGCCATCGAGGCCGCCAAGGCCGAGTGGCACGCCCTGGAATCGAAGAAGAAACTGCTCGAGGTGGAGATCAAGAGCGCCGAGGGCAAGGCCGGCAAATATCGCACGCAGCAGCTCGAGGTGCGCAAGAACGACGAATACAAGGCGCTCACGCACGAGATCGAGACGACCGAGGCGACCATCAGCGGCTTTGAGGAGGAGGAGCTGAAGGTGATGTATTCGATCGACGAGGCGAAGAAACGCTTCGCCGCGGCCGAGGCCGAACTGAGGCAGAACATCGCCGGCCACGAGGGGAAGATCCGCACGCTCCGCGAGCGCGGGACGCAGCTGCAGGCCGAGCTGAAAGAGGCCCAGGCGGCGGTGGCGGCGGCCCGCCCGGCGGTGCCGGCCCCGCAACTGAAGATTTACGACCGGATCGCGCTCAAGCCCGGGCACCCCGTGTGCGTGACGGTAAACGGCGGACGCTGCGGCGGTTGCCACCTGAAGGTACCCACCCACATCGAGGTGATGGCCCGGACCGGGTCGGAAATTGCCACTTGCGACCAGTGCGGCCGGGTGGTCTATTGGGCGTCCTAG
- the rpsT gene encoding 30S ribosomal protein S20 yields MANTKSAIKAARKSLRNASRNQAVKTRLKSLAKAVAAAAKGTDAEKARAAAIAYSSALDRAVKSHVIHRNSASNHKSQWAKLIFAKK; encoded by the coding sequence ATGGCCAATACCAAGTCCGCTATCAAAGCCGCCCGCAAGTCGCTCCGCAACGCGTCCCGCAACCAGGCCGTCAAGACCCGCCTGAAGTCCCTGGCCAAGGCCGTCGCCGCCGCCGCCAAGGGCACCGACGCCGAGAAGGCCCGCGCCGCCGCCATCGCCTACAGCTCCGCCCTCGACCGCGCCGTGAAGAGCCACGTCATCCACCGCAACTCCGCCTCGAACCACAAGTCGCAGTGGGCGAAGCTGATCTTCGCCAAGAAATAA
- a CDS encoding PD-(D/E)XK nuclease family protein yields MPPPANVRRHFLPWDRPLPAQAAAWLAREWTGDGPLDLDGILVIVPTRQSGRRLREVLAEHAAARGSAVLAPRVVLPEDLLVPPEGAAVASRLEAQLAWAEIVQAAEPEDFRAVFPVDPPARNFAWAARLAAQLLRLQSALGENGLRLRDVVRRAGDSLPETERWTQLAELERRCDAALAARGRRPLQAASIELARAPVRPAGITRIVLLATPDPLPLAVGILTEWAASVPVDVVIFGPADGAELFDEWGRPREEAWSRRPLTLQDFSAQVHLCADAGDQAAQVAELARSYGAPEGALAVGVADAEVAPALENGLRGAGLTGFNPGGRSRRGDHLHALLAALAALVREPAFDTVQALARGPDFMAWLAVRGGGKFSVEAMLKELDDLHARHLPATIPAALGHTARRPAARAALEAARELRTQLTGGGFPANAAAALAAIFGSRPVAGDSALAESAAAWMDVLREAAAAQPDFPGLTNGEWWELALARFGESLRFDARPAGAVDLLGWLELLWEDAPHLVVTGLNDGRVPETVAGDPFLPEALRARLGLKTNEARFARDAYLLAALAGSRKAAGRLDLLVGKVSAAGDPLRPSRLLLACADEELPARVAALFRPVEAARPGLPWRRAWRLVPPVVPPPPRVSVTAFRDYLRCPFRFYLRHALKMETVDPFKSELDALDFGTLCHAALEAMGKEMALRDCTDGAVLREFLLAEVDRRSRDRYGAELTLPLIVQLESARQRLARAAEVQAAERATGWVMEHVERKFELALGAVTVSGKVDRLERHEVTGAVRVIDYKTSDKGVSPLAAHVRSARRNETAPAWARFTIGGKELVWTDLQLPLYLEALAGEFGVATGAGYFNLPKAVGETGLVPWEDYDAAWRAAARRCAEGVAAGVAAGIFWPPAEVPPREEDDAFAGLFHHGTAASVDWRGAS; encoded by the coding sequence GTGCCTCCGCCCGCCAATGTCCGCCGCCATTTTCTCCCGTGGGACCGGCCGCTGCCCGCGCAGGCGGCGGCGTGGCTGGCTCGGGAATGGACCGGCGACGGCCCGCTCGATTTGGACGGAATACTGGTGATCGTGCCGACGCGGCAGTCGGGCCGGCGGCTGCGCGAGGTCCTGGCGGAGCATGCGGCCGCGCGCGGCTCGGCCGTGCTGGCGCCGCGCGTCGTGCTGCCGGAGGACCTGCTGGTCCCGCCCGAGGGTGCCGCCGTGGCGTCGCGCCTGGAGGCCCAGCTGGCATGGGCGGAGATCGTGCAGGCGGCCGAGCCGGAGGATTTCCGCGCGGTCTTCCCGGTGGATCCGCCGGCGCGCAACTTTGCCTGGGCCGCCCGTCTCGCCGCGCAATTGCTGCGCCTGCAGTCGGCGCTGGGCGAAAACGGCCTGCGGCTGCGCGATGTCGTCCGCCGCGCGGGCGACAGCCTGCCCGAGACGGAGCGCTGGACGCAACTGGCCGAGTTGGAGCGACGCTGCGACGCGGCGCTCGCCGCCCGCGGCCGGCGCCCGCTGCAGGCCGCGAGCATCGAGCTGGCCCGGGCACCGGTGCGGCCGGCCGGCATCACCCGCATCGTCTTGCTCGCCACGCCCGATCCGCTGCCGCTGGCCGTCGGAATTTTGACGGAGTGGGCGGCGTCCGTGCCGGTGGACGTGGTGATCTTCGGCCCTGCTGACGGCGCGGAGCTCTTTGACGAATGGGGCCGCCCGCGCGAGGAGGCTTGGTCGCGCCGGCCGCTGACTTTGCAGGATTTTTCGGCGCAGGTGCACTTGTGCGCCGATGCGGGTGACCAGGCGGCACAAGTGGCGGAACTGGCGCGGAGCTATGGCGCCCCCGAGGGTGCGCTGGCGGTCGGCGTGGCCGATGCCGAGGTGGCGCCCGCGTTGGAAAACGGGCTGCGCGGCGCGGGGCTGACGGGATTCAATCCGGGCGGACGGTCGCGCCGGGGCGACCACCTGCACGCCCTGCTCGCCGCGCTGGCGGCGTTGGTGCGGGAACCCGCGTTCGACACGGTGCAGGCGCTGGCGCGCGGTCCTGATTTCATGGCGTGGCTGGCGGTGCGCGGGGGCGGGAAGTTTTCGGTTGAGGCGATGCTCAAGGAGCTCGACGACCTGCACGCCCGGCACCTGCCGGCGACGATCCCGGCCGCGCTCGGCCACACCGCCCGGCGGCCCGCGGCCCGCGCCGCGCTGGAGGCGGCGCGGGAACTGCGCACCCAGCTCACGGGCGGCGGGTTTCCGGCCAATGCGGCCGCCGCGCTGGCGGCAATCTTTGGTTCGCGGCCGGTGGCCGGGGATTCGGCCCTGGCGGAATCGGCGGCGGCGTGGATGGACGTGCTGCGCGAAGCCGCGGCGGCGCAGCCGGATTTCCCGGGTCTCACCAACGGCGAGTGGTGGGAGCTGGCCCTGGCCCGGTTTGGCGAAAGCCTGCGCTTCGACGCGCGGCCCGCGGGGGCGGTGGACCTGCTCGGCTGGCTGGAACTCCTGTGGGAGGACGCGCCCCATCTTGTGGTCACCGGGTTGAACGACGGACGCGTGCCCGAGACGGTGGCGGGCGATCCCTTTTTGCCCGAGGCGCTGCGGGCACGGCTCGGCCTGAAGACCAACGAGGCGCGTTTTGCCCGCGACGCCTACCTGCTCGCCGCCCTGGCCGGGAGCCGCAAGGCGGCGGGCCGGCTGGACCTGCTCGTTGGCAAGGTGTCCGCGGCGGGCGATCCGTTGCGGCCGTCGCGGCTGCTGCTGGCGTGTGCGGACGAAGAACTGCCGGCGCGCGTGGCGGCGCTGTTCCGGCCGGTCGAGGCGGCGCGGCCCGGCTTGCCGTGGCGGCGCGCGTGGCGGCTCGTTCCGCCGGTTGTGCCGCCGCCGCCGCGCGTGTCGGTGACGGCGTTCCGCGATTACCTGCGCTGCCCGTTTCGTTTCTATCTCAGGCATGCGCTGAAGATGGAGACCGTCGATCCGTTCAAGAGCGAGCTGGACGCGCTGGACTTCGGCACGCTCTGCCACGCGGCGTTGGAAGCGATGGGAAAGGAAATGGCGCTGCGCGACTGCACGGACGGCGCGGTGCTGCGGGAATTCCTGCTGGCGGAGGTGGACCGGCGGTCGCGTGACCGCTACGGCGCCGAGCTCACGCTGCCGTTGATCGTGCAGCTCGAGTCGGCGCGCCAGCGGCTGGCCCGCGCGGCGGAGGTGCAGGCCGCAGAGCGGGCGACGGGCTGGGTGATGGAGCACGTCGAGCGCAAGTTCGAGCTGGCGCTCGGTGCGGTCACCGTGAGCGGCAAGGTTGACCGCCTGGAACGACATGAGGTCACCGGTGCGGTGCGGGTGATCGATTACAAGACGTCGGACAAGGGCGTGTCGCCGTTGGCGGCCCACGTGCGGAGCGCGCGGCGCAACGAGACCGCGCCGGCCTGGGCGCGGTTCACGATCGGCGGCAAGGAACTCGTGTGGACCGACCTGCAGCTGCCGCTTTACCTCGAGGCCCTGGCGGGGGAGTTCGGCGTCGCCACCGGCGCGGGCTATTTCAACCTGCCCAAGGCCGTCGGCGAGACGGGGCTGGTGCCCTGGGAGGATTACGACGCGGCCTGGCGGGCGGCGGCCCGGCGCTGCGCAGAGGGCGTGGCCGCCGGCGTGGCGGCGGGGATTTTCTGGCCGCCGGCCGAGGTGCCGCCGCGGGAGGAGGACGACGCCTTTGCGGGGCTGTTTCACCACGGCACGGCGGCGAGCGTGGATTGGAGGGGCGCGTCATGA
- a CDS encoding UvrD-helicase domain-containing protein gives MSPTGHVMILASAGSGKTYALTNRYVRLLAHGAPPERIAALTFTRKAAGEFFDEILKKLAGAASDEAAAKKLAAEIEVPGLRSADFLKLLRGVTEAMHRLNLGTLDSFFARVVRAFPLELGLAGDFEVLQEHAARLERRRVLRRMFAHTAGGTARQDFIEAFKRATFGTEEKRLGARLDAFLDEHAEVYLAAPDGAVWGHAGRIWPQGNPWLAAADAKKRSAAAAGLKAALPWATLSDKQRSRWEDFFAALPDWAPGAPLPRPIAYIVDNAFKAWPGLTEVTVERKKMPLAPDASLTLRALVSGLVGAELSRRLETTQGMFAVLRGYEEVYDDAVRRAGRLTFADVQRLLRPDTPDGARRLTREAAAEARLFIDWRLDAQIDHWLLDEFQDTSFGQWSVLRNLIDEAVQDPTGARSFFYVGDVKQAIYAWREGDSRLFREIFDHYNAEAPGTIREERRDKSWRSGPAVIATVNRVLGDGEALARLFPAEAVARWTREWRDHESAQPKLGGYAALRTAEDEAGRFAATLQVLTETRALERGLSVAVLVQKNSTAAGLADYLRREGGLPAVAESDLHVGTDNPLASVVLALFRAAAHPGDQSAWVQLAMTPLRAVLEAENCTSGDALAPHLLGEIHTAGFERTVEAWVRKLEPALAADDAFSRERGRQLADAARLFDETGSRDVAEFVQFVERHTVRDTDTAAVVRVMTVHKAKGLGFDLVVLPDLEGTRLAARRRGLAVQRAPDRTVDWVFDLPPEIFYERDEVLAGHVAAAEADACYEELAVLYVAMTRAKRAMYIITEPVGTSQSHNFPRLLQETLGEEWSSGDACWFEAVGASAPEPRPRAGLPVVTASPVIRRPGRTPSEARETAVAGERLFALEGGRAADFGRAVHDLLAQVEWAGAPDTARWAAAWRSSDTAGAEALACLQAPDLAEVWTKPAARSEVWRERAFEIVLDEAWVTGVFDRVVVELAETGRPCRATVYDFKTDRRAGPGLPRVATRHVAQITLYRRVVAVLTGLPVKSVGAKLVFTETAEKLAVPPGD, from the coding sequence ATGAGTCCGACCGGCCATGTGATGATCCTCGCGTCGGCGGGCTCGGGCAAGACCTACGCCCTGACGAACCGCTACGTGCGGCTGCTGGCGCACGGCGCGCCGCCGGAACGGATTGCGGCGCTGACGTTCACCCGCAAGGCGGCCGGCGAGTTCTTTGACGAGATCCTGAAGAAGCTGGCCGGCGCGGCGAGCGACGAGGCCGCCGCGAAGAAACTGGCGGCCGAGATCGAGGTCCCCGGGCTGCGATCAGCCGATTTCCTGAAGCTGCTGCGTGGGGTGACCGAGGCGATGCACCGGCTCAACCTCGGGACGCTCGACAGTTTTTTTGCACGGGTGGTGCGGGCCTTTCCGCTCGAACTCGGGCTGGCCGGCGACTTCGAGGTGCTGCAGGAGCACGCGGCGCGGCTGGAGCGGCGGCGCGTGCTGCGGCGCATGTTCGCGCACACCGCGGGCGGCACCGCGCGGCAGGATTTCATCGAGGCCTTCAAGCGCGCGACCTTCGGCACCGAGGAAAAACGGCTGGGTGCGCGGCTGGACGCGTTCCTCGACGAACACGCCGAGGTGTATCTCGCCGCGCCGGACGGGGCCGTCTGGGGGCACGCCGGGCGGATCTGGCCGCAGGGCAACCCCTGGCTGGCGGCCGCGGACGCGAAGAAGCGCAGCGCGGCGGCCGCGGGGCTGAAGGCGGCGCTGCCGTGGGCGACGCTCAGCGACAAACAGCGGTCGCGATGGGAGGATTTTTTTGCCGCGCTGCCCGACTGGGCGCCGGGCGCCCCCCTGCCCAGGCCGATCGCCTACATCGTGGACAACGCATTCAAGGCCTGGCCCGGGCTGACCGAGGTCACCGTCGAGCGGAAGAAGATGCCGCTGGCGCCGGACGCGAGCCTGACGCTGCGCGCGCTGGTCAGCGGCCTCGTCGGCGCCGAACTCTCGCGCCGGCTGGAGACGACGCAAGGCATGTTCGCCGTGCTGCGCGGCTACGAGGAGGTTTATGACGATGCGGTGCGGCGGGCGGGCCGGCTGACCTTCGCCGATGTGCAGCGCCTGCTGCGACCGGACACCCCCGACGGAGCGCGGCGGCTGACGCGCGAGGCGGCGGCGGAAGCGCGGCTGTTCATCGACTGGCGGCTCGACGCACAGATCGACCACTGGCTGCTGGACGAATTCCAGGACACGAGCTTCGGCCAGTGGAGCGTGCTGCGGAACCTGATCGACGAGGCGGTGCAGGACCCGACCGGCGCGCGGAGCTTCTTCTATGTCGGAGACGTGAAGCAGGCGATCTACGCCTGGCGCGAGGGTGACTCGCGGCTCTTCCGCGAGATTTTCGACCACTACAATGCGGAAGCTCCCGGCACGATCCGCGAGGAGCGGCGCGACAAGTCATGGCGCTCCGGCCCGGCCGTGATCGCGACGGTCAACCGCGTGCTCGGCGACGGCGAGGCGCTGGCGCGGCTATTTCCGGCGGAGGCCGTGGCGCGATGGACAAGGGAGTGGCGCGACCACGAGAGCGCGCAGCCGAAGCTGGGCGGCTATGCGGCGTTGCGGACCGCGGAGGACGAAGCTGGCCGCTTTGCGGCGACGCTGCAGGTCCTCACGGAGACGCGGGCGTTGGAGCGCGGGCTGAGTGTGGCGGTGCTGGTGCAGAAGAACAGCACGGCGGCCGGACTGGCGGATTACCTCCGGCGCGAGGGCGGGCTGCCGGCGGTGGCGGAGTCGGATCTGCACGTCGGGACGGACAACCCGCTGGCGAGCGTGGTGCTGGCCTTGTTCCGGGCCGCCGCGCATCCGGGCGATCAGTCAGCGTGGGTGCAGTTGGCGATGACGCCACTGCGCGCGGTGCTGGAGGCGGAGAATTGCACGAGTGGTGATGCGCTGGCGCCGCACCTGCTGGGCGAGATCCACACGGCAGGTTTCGAGCGGACCGTGGAAGCGTGGGTGCGCAAGCTGGAGCCGGCGCTGGCGGCGGACGATGCGTTCAGCCGGGAACGTGGCCGCCAACTGGCCGATGCGGCGCGATTGTTCGATGAGACGGGCAGCCGCGACGTGGCGGAGTTCGTGCAATTCGTGGAGCGACACACGGTGCGGGACACCGACACGGCGGCGGTGGTGCGCGTGATGACGGTGCACAAAGCGAAGGGGTTGGGCTTCGACCTCGTGGTGCTGCCGGACCTGGAGGGAACGAGACTGGCGGCCCGGCGGCGCGGGCTGGCGGTGCAGCGGGCGCCCGACCGGACGGTGGACTGGGTCTTCGATCTGCCGCCGGAGATATTTTATGAGCGGGACGAGGTGTTGGCGGGGCACGTGGCCGCCGCGGAGGCCGATGCCTGCTACGAGGAGCTGGCCGTGCTTTACGTGGCGATGACGCGGGCGAAGCGGGCGATGTATATCATCACCGAGCCGGTCGGCACGTCGCAGTCGCACAATTTCCCGCGATTGCTGCAGGAAACGCTGGGCGAGGAATGGTCGTCGGGCGATGCGTGTTGGTTTGAAGCGGTCGGCGCCAGTGCGCCGGAGCCCAGGCCCCGGGCGGGTCTGCCCGTGGTGACAGCCTCGCCGGTGATCCGCCGTCCGGGCCGCACGCCGTCGGAGGCCAGGGAGACCGCCGTGGCTGGCGAGCGGCTGTTCGCACTGGAAGGAGGGAGGGCGGCGGACTTTGGCCGAGCGGTGCATGATCTGCTGGCGCAAGTGGAGTGGGCTGGCGCTCCGGACACAGCCCGGTGGGCGGCCGCCTGGCGGAGCAGTGACACCGCCGGGGCGGAAGCGCTGGCCTGCCTGCAGGCGCCGGATCTGGCGGAAGTCTGGACAAAACCGGCGGCGCGGTCGGAAGTGTGGCGGGAGCGGGCGTTCGAAATCGTGCTGGATGAAGCGTGGGTGACGGGGGTGTTTGACCGCGTCGTGGTGGAGCTGGCTGAAACCGGCCGGCCGTGTCGCGCCACGGTGTATGATTTCAAGACCGACCGCCGGGCGGGACCTGGCTTGCCGCGGGTGGCGACGCGACACGTGGCCCAGATCACGCTTTACCGCCGGGTGGTGGCGGTGCTCACGGGTCTGCCGGTGAAATCAGTCGGGGCCAAGCTGGTGTTTACCGAGACGGCCGAGAAATTGGCGGTGCCACCCGGCGATTAA
- a CDS encoding AURKAIP1/COX24 domain-containing protein, giving the protein MGNLKKKRRLKMSKHKRRKRLKANRHKKRTWQK; this is encoded by the coding sequence ATGGGAAATCTTAAGAAGAAACGACGTCTGAAGATGTCGAAACACAAACGCCGGAAGCGCCTCAAAGCGAACCGCCACAAGAAGCGCACTTGGCAGAAATAA